The following proteins are co-located in the Pyrobaculum calidifontis JCM 11548 genome:
- the csa3 gene encoding CRISPR-associated CARF protein Csa3 has product MRLAVTVGFDADLVVRALANINADEIYLVRGVTGGEGDAKSEVTVRSILKALRRGEERVVDLRDLPTGLRQMAQIPFDAVALAGGPRALVIVAFVAAVVKRAGLFLVPEYSPHPVDVSGFVSLVALGRVSRKKLEILAALNSEAEVEEVARAVGIDVSTAYRHLSSLEEAGLVKGVGGRKKKYSVDPLVVALASLFLQNSG; this is encoded by the coding sequence ATGCGGCTCGCGGTGACGGTGGGGTTTGACGCAGATCTAGTGGTTAGGGCCTTGGCTAATATTAACGCTGATGAGATATACTTGGTGAGGGGGGTGACAGGCGGCGAGGGCGACGCCAAGTCTGAGGTCACGGTGCGTAGTATTTTGAAGGCGTTGAGGAGGGGGGAGGAGCGGGTGGTTGATCTGCGGGATTTGCCTACTGGGCTGAGGCAGATGGCTCAGATTCCCTTTGACGCCGTGGCCTTGGCTGGGGGGCCGCGGGCTCTTGTGATTGTAGCCTTCGTGGCCGCCGTGGTGAAGAGGGCGGGGCTCTTCTTGGTGCCTGAGTATTCGCCGCATCCTGTCGACGTGTCTGGGTTTGTCTCACTTGTTGCTCTTGGCCGTGTTTCTAGGAAGAAGTTGGAGATCTTGGCTGCCTTAAATTCGGAGGCTGAGGTGGAGGAGGTGGCTAGGGCTGTGGGGATTGATGTTTCAACTGCGTATAGGCATCTTTCTTCTTTGGAGGAGGCTGGGTTGGTGAAGGGGGTGGGCGGTAGGAAGAAGAAGTATAGCGTAGATCCTCTTGTTGTTGCGCTTGCCTCTTTATTTCTGCAAAATTCTGGTTAA
- the cas4a gene encoding type I-A CRISPR-associated protein Cas4/Csa1 has protein sequence MLTLLEIARLLKRAKVVAGGAEVSPDLRGWSYDKPPVKPPAYLSLALSDFAYGYCPTGRSLYLKYVAGERGATNKALLEGQVLHSVLFRAVEDYKRYVYSGQPMSPPLEGVPEELKPKAEALYKYIAARLLGEHHYVYASRTARGRDSAAFYVAPLATQVAVDGTPLGLSTVVADAVALGAVVEFKFGPAPNVEAALAGYAMAIEAEWGVPIDYGIHVQISVNATVEYRATAHFLGDDARSKFLELRDEAIDVVASGRDPGPAPQCNKACPFYHICHADRSS, from the coding sequence GTGTTAACCCTCCTAGAGATAGCCAGACTCCTCAAAAGGGCCAAGGTAGTAGCGGGAGGAGCCGAGGTCTCGCCAGACCTCAGAGGGTGGAGCTACGACAAGCCACCCGTCAAGCCCCCCGCATACCTCTCCCTGGCGCTGTCCGACTTCGCCTACGGCTACTGCCCCACGGGGAGGAGCCTATACCTAAAATACGTCGCGGGGGAGCGCGGCGCCACCAACAAGGCCCTCCTCGAGGGGCAAGTACTGCACTCCGTCCTCTTCCGCGCCGTCGAGGACTACAAGCGATATGTGTACTCAGGCCAGCCCATGTCGCCGCCCCTAGAGGGAGTCCCAGAGGAGCTGAAGCCCAAGGCCGAGGCCCTCTACAAGTACATAGCCGCCAGGCTACTCGGCGAGCACCACTACGTCTACGCCTCCCGCACCGCGAGGGGGAGAGACTCCGCCGCCTTCTACGTCGCCCCACTCGCCACCCAGGTGGCAGTAGACGGCACACCCCTCGGCCTATCCACGGTAGTGGCAGACGCCGTGGCCCTAGGCGCGGTTGTGGAGTTCAAATTCGGCCCAGCCCCCAACGTTGAGGCCGCCCTGGCGGGATACGCCATGGCCATAGAGGCGGAGTGGGGAGTCCCAATAGACTACGGCATCCACGTCCAAATCTCGGTAAACGCCACCGTGGAGTACAGAGCCACGGCCCACTTCCTCGGAGACGACGCCCGCTCCAAGTTCCTAGAGCTCAGAGACGAGGCCATAGACGTCGTGGCCTCGGGAAGAGACCCCGGCCCAGCCCCCCAGTGCAACAAGGCCTGCCCCTTCTACCACATCTGCCATGCAGATCGCAGTAGCTAG
- the cas1 gene encoding CRISPR-associated endonuclease Cas1, with product MQIAVASYGTRIRTRKGLLVVERGGERREYPLHQVDEVFILTGGVSITSRALRALLRAGAVVAVFDQRGEPLGIFMRPVGDATGEKRRCQYAAAAGGRGLQWAREWVWKKMRGQLQNVKAWRRRLAHYGDYVEQIGRALEALRAAASPGEVMEAEAAAAEAYWRAYGEVTGFPGRDQEGGDPVNAALNYGYGVLKALCFKSILLAGLDPYVGFLHVDKSGRPSLVLDFMEQWRPRVDAVVAKVAGELATENGLLDHKSRLRVAAAVLEELGAGARPVSAEIHREARALARAICT from the coding sequence ATGCAGATCGCAGTAGCTAGCTACGGGACGAGGATAAGGACGAGGAAGGGCCTCCTCGTGGTAGAGAGGGGCGGGGAGAGGCGGGAGTACCCCCTGCACCAGGTAGACGAGGTGTTCATCCTCACCGGGGGCGTCTCCATAACCTCCAGAGCCCTGAGGGCCCTCCTCCGCGCCGGGGCAGTGGTGGCGGTCTTCGACCAGCGGGGCGAGCCCCTGGGCATCTTCATGAGGCCCGTGGGAGACGCCACAGGCGAAAAGAGGAGGTGCCAATACGCCGCGGCGGCAGGAGGGAGAGGCCTCCAGTGGGCCAGAGAGTGGGTGTGGAAGAAGATGAGGGGCCAGCTCCAAAACGTCAAGGCGTGGAGGAGGAGGCTGGCCCACTACGGCGACTACGTGGAACAGATAGGCAGAGCCCTGGAGGCGTTAAGAGCCGCCGCGTCGCCAGGCGAGGTGATGGAGGCCGAGGCCGCAGCCGCAGAGGCATACTGGAGGGCCTACGGAGAGGTGACGGGCTTTCCAGGCCGCGACCAGGAGGGAGGAGACCCGGTAAACGCCGCGTTAAACTACGGCTACGGCGTGCTGAAGGCCCTCTGCTTCAAGTCCATACTCCTCGCAGGTCTAGACCCCTACGTTGGGTTCCTCCACGTGGACAAGTCGGGGAGGCCATCCCTAGTCCTCGACTTCATGGAACAGTGGCGCCCCCGGGTAGACGCAGTGGTGGCGAAGGTTGCCGGGGAGCTCGCCACGGAGAACGGCCTCCTAGACCACAAGTCCAGGCTGAGAGTCGCCGCGGCGGTGCTGGAGGAGCTGGGCGCCGGGGCGAGGCCCGTTTCGGCGGAGATACACAGAGAGGCCAGGGCCCTCGCCAGGGCCATATGTACATAG
- the cas2 gene encoding CRISPR-associated endonuclease Cas2: protein MYIVVAYDVSEDHVRNKVAETLAAYGLQRIQRSVFAGRLPPALVKELAEKLRRVTRGANADVIIIRVDKRALDTAVRIGPALPREGNVHLH, encoded by the coding sequence ATGTACATAGTGGTGGCATACGACGTGTCGGAAGACCACGTGCGCAACAAGGTAGCCGAGACCCTAGCCGCCTACGGCCTCCAGAGAATACAGCGCTCAGTTTTCGCAGGCCGCCTACCCCCAGCCCTGGTGAAGGAGCTTGCGGAGAAGCTACGCCGAGTCACAAGAGGGGCAAACGCCGACGTGATAATCATAAGAGTAGACAAGAGGGCCCTAGACACCGCCGTGAGGATAGGCCCCGCTCTGCCAAGGGAGGGCAATGTCCACCTGCATTAA
- the cas4 gene encoding CRISPR-associated protein Cas4, with the protein MSTCINPSLIRQYLYCPAAAYYIATGLAEPPTERMRRGKEIQREAIEAIAKALQAEKVEHSPRLEGWGICGVVDAVLWIRGRPAPLEVKYTTPPPKTPLPHKAQAAAYALAAQATYRKAATHAYIYYAEAGEVRTVQLTQDLTHLVLQTAAQVAKILKGWTPHPQPTPKCQGCWYKKYCGHTQTQVDTI; encoded by the coding sequence ATGTCCACCTGCATTAACCCATCCCTAATCCGACAGTACCTCTACTGTCCAGCCGCCGCCTACTACATCGCCACAGGCCTAGCCGAGCCCCCCACCGAGCGGATGCGCCGAGGAAAGGAGATCCAGCGAGAAGCCATAGAGGCCATAGCCAAGGCCCTACAAGCCGAGAAGGTAGAACACAGCCCACGCCTAGAGGGCTGGGGAATATGCGGCGTAGTAGACGCCGTCCTCTGGATACGCGGCAGGCCAGCCCCCCTCGAAGTGAAGTACACCACCCCACCCCCCAAAACCCCACTACCCCACAAAGCGCAGGCCGCCGCCTACGCCCTCGCCGCCCAAGCCACCTACCGCAAAGCCGCAACACACGCCTACATATACTACGCCGAGGCCGGAGAGGTAAGGACAGTACAACTCACCCAAGACCTAACCCACCTCGTCCTCCAAACCGCCGCCCAAGTAGCCAAAATACTAAAAGGCTGGACCCCACACCCCCAGCCCACCCCCAAATGCCAAGGCTGCTGGTACAAAAAATACTGCGGCCACACCCAGACACAAGTAGACACAATATAA